One Etheostoma cragini isolate CJK2018 chromosome 6, CSU_Ecrag_1.0, whole genome shotgun sequence DNA window includes the following coding sequences:
- the LOC117946601 gene encoding alpha-N-acetylgalactosaminidase-like: MGPLAATRLLAMISLTVALDNGLLKTPPMGWMAWERFRCDIDCKDDPENCIGEGLFRDMADRLAEDGWKELGYEYVIIDDCWMSMLRDEQGRLQPEPSRFPGGIPKLARYIHDRGLKLGIYADMGTRTCMGFPGTTLDKIEIDAQTFASWGVDYLKFDGCNSNPVQQMLGYPLMSKALNATGRPMAYSCSWPVYVGGLPMNVNYTFLGDICHLWRNYYDIQDSWDSLQSIIEWFSNNQDDLQPAAGPGRWNDPDMLIIGNFGLSVDQARSQMALWAIMAAPLIMSNDLRNLDNSARAILQNKVAIAINQDPMGIQGRRLLQEKSHIEVYWRPLSHSASALVFLSRRTDMPYHYRSSLAKLHYNIGNYKAYDVFAGSTVKALNATTEFSVSINPSGVVMWYVYTEQQSKQMEILHYQQKKASQFTFNNAKPGHHTVL; the protein is encoded by the exons ATGGGGCCATTAGCGGCAACTCGGCTCCTTGCCATGATCTCACTGACTGTGGCGCTAGACAACGGACTGCTGAAGACTCCACCTATGGGATGGATGGCCTGGGAACGCTTTCGCTGTGATATTGACTGTAAAGATGACCCAGAGAACTGCATTGG TGAAGGTCTGTTTAGAGACATGGCTGACCGATTGGCTGAGGATGGCTGGAAGGAGCTGGGCTATGAGTATGTAATCATAGATGACTGCTGGATGTCCATGCTGAGAGATGAACAAGGGAGGCTGCAACCGGAACCCTCCAG GTTCCCAGGGGGCATTCCAAAACTGGCAAGGTATATACATGACCGTGGACTAAAGCTAGGCATCTATGCAGACATGGGCACTCGCACATGTATGGGATTCCCTGGTACCACACTGGATAAAATAGAGATTGATGCCCAGACCTTTGCTAGCTGGGGGGTAGACTATCTGAAGTTTGATGGCTGTAACTCAAATCCTGTACAACAAATGTTGG GTTACCCTCTTATGTCCAAGGCTTTGAATGCTACAGGCAGACCTATGGCCTACTCCTGTAGTTGGCCTGTCTATGTTGGAGGCCTTCCAATGAAC GTAAACTACACTTTTCTGGGCGATATTTGTCACCTGTGGAGAAATTACTATGATATCCAGGATTCTTGGGACAGTTTGCAAAGCATCATTGAGTGGTTCTCCAACAACCAGGATGATCTGCAGCCGGCTGCGGGGCCTGGACGATGGAATGACCCTGACATG CTCATCATTGGAAACTTTGGTCTTAGTGTGGACCAGGCTCGCTCTCAGATGGCTCTGTGGGCTATTATGGCTGCACCTCTCATCATGTCTAATGACCTTCGAAACCTGGACAACAGCGCAAGGGCCATCCTGCAAAACAAAGTGGCCATTGCCATAAACCAGGACCCCATGGGAATCCAGGGAAGACGGTTGTTGCAG GAGAAGAGTCATATTGAGGTTTACTGGAGGCCACTGTCTCATTCAGCCAGTGCCCTGGTGTTCCTGAGTCGACGGACAGACATGCCCTACCACTACCGCAGCTCTCTGGCTAAACTCCACTACAATATTGGCAACTACAAG GCCTATGATGTGTTTGCTGGCTCGACGGTGAAGGCTTTGAACGCCACCACAGAGTTCTCCGTCTCTATCAATCCCTCAGGTGTTGTCATGTGGTACGTTTACACAGAACAACAATCCAAACAGATGGAGATACTCCACTACCAGCAAAAGAAAGCCTCACAGTTCACATTCAACAACGCTAAACCTGGGCATCATACTGTGTTATGA